CGGCCTACAACGCGAGCGTCCACGCGAACGCCGTCGCCGCCGGAAAAGACGCCGCCACGTGCAGCTCCTGCCATGGCACCCACGCGATCCGTCGGAGCAGCGACGCTGACTCGCCGACGAATCGGAAGAACGTGCCGACCACGTGCGGCGCGTGCCATGCCGAGATCGCCGCCGCCTTCGCGACCAGCGTACACGGTCAAGCGGCCGCCGTCGGCATCCGCGAAGCGCCGGTGTGCACGGACTGCCACGGCGAGCACCGGATCCTCGGTCCCAGCGACCGGGGCTCGCCGGTATTCGCCAGCAGCGTGCCCAAGATGACGTGCGGGCGGTGCCACGGCGACGTGCGGTTGACCGAGAAGTTCAACCTCAAAGCAACGGCCGTAACGGCCTTCGAGGACAGCTTCCACGGACTCGCGGGCCGCGCCGGCAACCGCTCGGTCGCCAACTGCGCCTCGTGTCACGGCGTCCACGACATCCTGCAGTCGACGAATCCCCGTTCGCACGTCCACCCGGACAACCTGCCAGCGACGTGCGGCTCCTGTCACCAGGGGGCCGGAACGAGATTCGCGCTCGGCCCCGTGCACGTCACGAGCAGCGATCCCGGCACGACCCATCCCGTCGTCCACTGGGTTCGCCTCGCATACCTCTGGATCATTGGGCTCTCGATCGGCGGCATGGTGCTCCACAACGTACTCGACTTGCGCCGCAAGGCGCTGCTCCCGACGCCGCGGCCGGTGATTCCGGTCGCCGCGCGACGGCGGCGGATGTCGCGCGGCTTCCGGATCGCGCATGCGCTGCTGTTCGGCAGCTTCTTCATCCTCGTGGCAACGGGCTTCGCGCTCACGTATCCGGAGGCATGGTGGGCGACGCCGCTGCTCGCGCTGGAGCACCGATTCGCGTTCCGGGGGTGGCTACACCGCGGCGCGGCGATCGTGCTGCTCGTCAGCGCTGCATTCCACGTGGCGCACCTCGTCGCCGACCCGCGGGCTCGCACCACCATCCGCCGCATGCGGCCGACGCTGCACGATCTCCGAGAGCTGCGTGAACGGATCGCCTGGTTCTTCGGCAGGAGGCCGATGCCGCGATCACCGGAGATCGGCTACGTCGAGAAGGTGGAGTATCTCGCCGTCGTTTGGGGCACGATCATCATGGCAGCAACCGGATTCGTGCTCTGGTTCTCGACGTGGTCCCTCGCGCATCTCCCCAAGTGGGTGACGGACGTCGCGACCACCATCCACTTCTACGAGGCCGTTCTCGCAACGCTGGCGATCCTCGTCTGGCACTTCTACTTCGTGTTCTTCGACCCGGTCGTCTATCCGATGGACAGTGCCTGGCTCACCGGCCGCGAAGCGCCCGGACGGACGCTCGAGCGGACGGCGACTCCCGCCGACGAGCCGGCGGCCGCCGCGCCGGTCGCGGACGAGCCGGGCGCCTGATCCGTCATCCGACGCGCCCTACTGCAGCTCGAAGCGCTCGCGCAGGAGCTTCAGCAGCGCGACGTTGTCGCTGTGGCCCGTCCTGTGGGCCGTGACGAAGCCGCGCAGCGGCCGGCCGAGCAGATAGAAATCCCCCATGATGTCGAGGATCTTGTGGCGCGCGAACTCGTCGGGGAAGCGCAGCGGCGTGTTCACGATGCCGTTCTCGCCGATCAGGATACAGTTGTTGAGGCGTCCCCCGCTCGCGAGCCCCATCTTCTCGAGCGTCTCGATCTCGCGGAGGAATCCGAAGGTGCGCGCGGGCGCGATCTCGGCCTTGAAGCGTTCGCTGTCGGTGAACTGGAAGACGTGCTCCTGGCGCCCGACCGGCTGCGGATAGTCGAGAACGTAGCGCACCCCGAAGACGTCGGCGGGCTCGATACAGAGGTATTCGCCGCCGCCGTCGCGGTCGCCGATCTCGTAGCGGCGGTCGATGACGATCTCGTCGACGTAGCCGCCCTGCTCCTCGACCCCCGCGCTCTCGATGAGCCCGCAGAACTCCGCGGCCGAGCCGTCGAGGATCGGGATCTCGGCCTGCATCTTCACGAGCAGGTTCGTGATGCGGTAGCCGTGGAGCGCCGCCAGCAGGTGCTCGACGGTCTTCGCGACGATGCCGTTGTGGTAGAGCGTCGTCGCGTAGCCCGTCGAGTCGACGTACTCGATGCGGGCCGGGATCGTCGCCGCGTTCGAGATGTTGCCGAAGACGATGCCGCTGCCCGGCGGCAACGGCTGCAGGATGAGGCCGGTGCGGACACCGGAGTGCAGCCCCTGTCCGTTCACGACCACGCTGCGCTGGATCGTGCGCTGGGTCCACGGCCACGGACGTGCGAGCAGGCGCCGCTCGAGCGCGACCGCGCCCGCCTCGTCGGCGGCGACCGCCTCTCCGTCGACGCTGCCGGCGATCGGCCGCGCCTCGAGCGCGCGGCCGACGACGTGCAGGAGCCCGTCGAGCGAGAACGGCTTCTCGATGAAATCGAAGGCGCCGAGCTTCGTCGCCGTGACGGCGGTCTCGATGTTGCCGTGGCCGGAGATCACGATGACGGGCGTCGACGGATGGGACTCGCGAATGTGTCGGAGGAGCTCGATGCCGTCCATGCCGGGCATCCAGATGTCGAGGATCACGAGACGCGGATGCTCACGCGCGATGAGCTCGAGCGCGCCGCCGCCGTCCTCCGCCTCCAGCACACGGTAGCCCTCGTCGGCGAGCACGCCGCGGACGCTGCTCCGGATCCCCGTCTCGTCGTCCACGATCAGTATGGTCTTGTCCACGATTCCTCCTCGTGCAGGACGATCGGCTCGAGCGGCCCTTTCACGGGCAGCTCGACCACGAACCGACTCCCGCGCGGCTCGTTGTCCTTCACCCGCACGAAGCCCTGATGGTCCGCGACGATCGTCGATACGATGGCGAGACCGAGCCCGGTCCCGCCTTGCTTGGTGGAAAAGTACGGCTCGAAGAGCCGGCCGCGCTCCTCGGGCTTGATGCCGATGCCGGTATCCGCGACCTCGAGCGCGACGATGCCGTGCGCGCGGTGGAGGCGCGTGCGCACCTCGATGCGAGGCGGGGTGCCATTGGCGCGCGGGGCGCCGTCGCAAGCCGCGACGGCGTTGTCGAGCATGTTGATGAGCGCACGCTTGATGCCCTCGCGGTCGAGCGGCAGCCGCGGCAGGCTCGGGTCCGGGTCGAAGACGAACTCGATG
The sequence above is drawn from the Deltaproteobacteria bacterium genome and encodes:
- a CDS encoding cytochrome b/b6 domain-containing protein produces the protein MPAAVRRTPGSLAPVVIAWLFAAVLAFPGSVDSAPDPGRGRAADENAAAPEPEEQDCLSCHKTVEEVDDVDLVVDESTWLRTVHGAAHVACLDCHADADGDPHTGVKAVTRCRDCHAKSVDRVRASVHTETNGPIPAKKHPRCSSCHGKIHAMAAATDPASPVHPKHLPETCGKCHADPGLAAEAGVKLVQPIAAYNASVHANAVAAGKDAATCSSCHGTHAIRRSSDADSPTNRKNVPTTCGACHAEIAAAFATSVHGQAAAVGIREAPVCTDCHGEHRILGPSDRGSPVFASSVPKMTCGRCHGDVRLTEKFNLKATAVTAFEDSFHGLAGRAGNRSVANCASCHGVHDILQSTNPRSHVHPDNLPATCGSCHQGAGTRFALGPVHVTSSDPGTTHPVVHWVRLAYLWIIGLSIGGMVLHNVLDLRRKALLPTPRPVIPVAARRRRMSRGFRIAHALLFGSFFILVATGFALTYPEAWWATPLLALEHRFAFRGWLHRGAAIVLLVSAAFHVAHLVADPRARTTIRRMRPTLHDLRELRERIAWFFGRRPMPRSPEIGYVEKVEYLAVVWGTIIMAATGFVLWFSTWSLAHLPKWVTDVATTIHFYEAVLATLAILVWHFYFVFFDPVVYPMDSAWLTGREAPGRTLERTATPADEPAAAAPVADEPGA
- the lpxC gene encoding UDP-3-O-[3-hydroxymyristoyl] N-acetylglucosamine deacetylase, whose translation is MVDKTILIVDDETGIRSSVRGVLADEGYRVLEAEDGGGALELIAREHPRLVILDIWMPGMDGIELLRHIRESHPSTPVIVISGHGNIETAVTATKLGAFDFIEKPFSLDGLLHVVGRALEARPIAGSVDGEAVAADEAGAVALERRLLARPWPWTQRTIQRSVVVNGQGLHSGVRTGLILQPLPPGSGIVFGNISNAATIPARIEYVDSTGYATTLYHNGIVAKTVEHLLAALHGYRITNLLVKMQAEIPILDGSAAEFCGLIESAGVEEQGGYVDEIVIDRRYEIGDRDGGGEYLCIEPADVFGVRYVLDYPQPVGRQEHVFQFTDSERFKAEIAPARTFGFLREIETLEKMGLASGGRLNNCILIGENGIVNTPLRFPDEFARHKILDIMGDFYLLGRPLRGFVTAHRTGHSDNVALLKLLRERFELQ